The sequence AAAAATGCTCCAATTAAATTAAAAAATATTGCAATTGTTAATAAACCTTTATCAGCTTTTTTAAACATTACTGATAAAAAAGCAAATAATAATGGTATAGCTATCAATAAGACAGGATTAATCATTTTTTTCACTCCCCATCTCGTCAAGTTCTAGTGTTCCGTATTTTTCGTATAATTTTCTTACAACTGTTAATGCGAGAGCTGTAACACCAACACCAATAACAATAGCAGTTAAAACTAAAGCTTGAGGTAATGGATCAACAAAATTTCCCACATTTGTTTTTGCTCCACTAAATAATATGGGGGCAATTCCATCTTTCACGTAACCTGTAGATATAATAAATAAGTTAACTCCTACTTCTAATACATTTAAAGCAACTATTATTTTTATAAGATTTTTCTGTGTTAATAAACCATACATTCCTATTAAAATCAATCCAATAAATAAGTATTGTATCATTTATTTCCCCTCCTCTGAGAGAAAATCTGAGATTAAATTTGAAAGCTCAGATCCTACTTTTAATCCAACAAATATATATACAATTGGAACTATACCAGCACTCAATAACTCACCAACAACTCCTGTTGGAATAAAGTTATATAAGAAATATCCACCCATGGTTAAACCTAATAAACCAAAAATCAAATATAAACTACCTGCAGTTCCTTCTAAAAATTTAAAAGCTTTAACTTTTGTTTTAAATTCATCATCAGAAATATAGAATAATAATATAGCTGATGCGATCATAGAGCCACCTGGAAATCCACCACCAGGAGTTAAATGACCATGAATAAATATATAAACACCTGTAATGAGTATAATTCCAGCTACAACTCTTACTGCAGCTTTTAAAATAAAGTTGGGAGGAGTTTTAAATTTCATTCTTGATTTTCCACTTAATAATAATCCAACTCCCAATGCTGAAACAAATAATACAGTTACTTCACCTAATGTATCAAAAGATCTGTAATTAACAACAATTGAAGTTACCATATTAGCAGAACCGCTTTCAGCATCTTTTGTTACTTTATACTCAACTGTAGTTACATTTCCATTCACATTCTTTTTTACAAATTTATCAGAAACTCTTTCAGAAATTTTAACTTCACCAAATTTTGGAAATACTTTTCCATTCCCTTCAGAATACAAGTTAGTAAAAATGAAAAAACCTAATACTCCAACTAATAATATTGCAATTAATCTTTTCATCATTTTTTATCACCAACCTTTTTAATAGAAAAAAGGGTAAATATAAATACTGCAGTTACTAATCCAGAACCTATTACAGCTTCAGTAATCGCAACATCTGGAGCTTTCATAAATACAAAAGAAATAACTGATAACATACTTAGAATTGATAAGTATATTATTGAATTAATAATTTTTTTAGATTCAATTGCCAAAAAAGCAAAAATTAAAAGAGTTATTCCTACTAAAATTTCAACTATTTGCATTTTCATCACCTCTACTTTGGTAGAGTTCATCTAAATCATTTTTTACTAATTTAAATGGTTTTGCACCATAAATATATGATGCCTTTGCCAAAACAGAACTTCCAACAGGGTTAGTAATAGTCAAAAATATAATTATCAACAATGATTTAATAAACCATTCAGGTTGTGCAATTCCTACTCCTAATACCAATGAGAATGTTCCCAAAGTTGTAGCTTTTGTTGCTGCTTGAAGTCTATTATAAACATCAGGCATTCTATATAATCCTAATCCTCCTAAAACATAAAACAGAGCACCTATTATCATAAATATATATCCTATAGCACTCATTTTTTCCCCTCCAAATATCGGGCAATTATAACCGTTTCAATAAATGATAATGCCCCATATACTAATGCAATATCTAAATATAATTCACTTTTAAAAAGAAAAGATAAAAATACTATTGTACCTGTTATAATAACATTTAAAGTATCAACAGCAACGACTCTATCTGGGGTAGTTGGCCCTTGAATTAATCTAATAACAGAAAAGAATCCACCTATAAAAATTAAAACGCCGATCAATGTATTCATTTAAATATCCCCCCTAAGATTTTTTCAAATTTTCCAGATACATATTTTTGATTTTCTTCGGGAGAATCACTTTTTACATCAATCCAATGAATATAAATATTTTCTTCATCTGCATCAATTGAAATGGTACCTGGTGTAAGAGTTATTGAATTTGCTAAAGTCAATTTTCCTACATTCCCCTTTAACTTTGTAGGTATTTTTACAAATCCAGGATTAAGCGGTAACTTTGGATTTAAAACTCTTGCAGCTACATCAATATTTGCTTTTACCATTTCAACAATAAATACTGGTACATAAACAAATACAAAAACGAAAAGCTTTGGGATAATTGTAAAATCAAAAGCATAGTCTACAACCTTTGATATTACAAAAGATAATATCAAGGAAACTAATAAACCTGTAAGTAATTCCGGAGTGCTAAATCCCGTCAAAGCAATCCAGATTACCCATAAGGTCAAAAAAGTTGAAATAAACTTTTTCAAAATACTCCCTCCTTTTAAAGATTTTATGAATTTTTTATAATATTTTTTGCTTCATTTAATTCTTGTGAAATAATTCTTTTTCCGTCATACAAAAGTTCTAAAACTTCATTATGTTTCAATTTACAAAAAACTATATTACCTTGCTTTTCTTTTGTAATTATCCCATTTTCCTCTAAAATCTTTAAATGTTGAGATATACTCGATTGACTTGAATTTAGTTTATCAGTTAATTCGTAAACAGAAAGTTTTTCATTCTCCAATAGTCTAATAATTTTTAACCTAACCGGGTGTGATAAACTTTTAAATACGTTAGATATTAATTTACATTCGTCCAAAATATCATCTCCCTAAAATAAACTAAAAATAATATTAGAAAATTCTAATATTATTATAATATAAAAATGCTTATAAATAAAATTAAGATTTTTAAACTTTATTATATTTATTCCCTTATAATATACTGTAATTTCTCATAATTTAAAAATAAAGAAAAATAAAAAAAGAGCGCCCAAAACGCTCTTTAATAGTATCTTTACAGTTATTTAAATATAGATAATTTTTATCAGGTATTATATATTCCTAAATATTAACGGCATAACCTGCTTTTTTCTTGATACAATTCCTTTTAAAAACACAACTCTATTTTCAAAATCTTTTTTAAATATTTTCTCAGCTAATTTATACTGTCCTGCAGAAAATACATAAGATCCTTCATTTAAAACATCGGTTAATAAAAATAAAAATAATAAATAATTTCTCTCTTTAGATATTTTTTCCATTTCTCTAATTATTAAGTCTTTTTTATTTAATAAATTTGTTGGATCTATTACTTCAATTTGCGAAACAGCAATTAATCCTCTCAATAATCTCGTTTCCTTAAGATCAATGGCTAAAATTTCTCTTTCAGAATATCCATCAAGATTTGTCTTTGCCTTATACATTTCTATTCCATATTTATAATAATCTATATTTATCAATTTAGATATTTCTTCTACAGCTTTTCTATCTTCATCTGTAGTGGTTGGTGATTTTAACATCATTGTATCAGACAAAATAGCAGATATCATCAATCCTGCTATTTCCTTAGGAGGTATAATTTTATTTTTTTTATATAAATCCCATATAATTGTATTAGTACATCCTACGGGTCTGATGTGTGCAGTTATTGGAAGCCCTGTTTCTAATCCCCCTAATCTATGATGATCTATAATTTCCAATATTTCTGCTTCATCAATACCCTCTATTGTTTGTGATTTTTCAGAATGATCAACTAATATTACTTTTTTTGCTTTTGGTCTTATCAAATCATGTCTTGTAATAATACCTTCTACTTTACCATTTTCATCAACAACTATTGCTATACCTTTTTTATCTTGCATTAATTCTTCTTCAAAGTCCTTTAATATTTCTTCAGGATGAGTTGTTAACGGCGTTTTTTCCATAATTCTCTCAGCATGTGTACTTAACCTTAATAATCTACCTGTTACATATGTTGGATGTGGTGAAATTACAATAGGAATTCCCTTACTTTTAGCTAAACTAATAATCTCCTCATTTGGAATAAAATTACCTGTAATTATTAAACAACTAACTTCTTTTTCAATAGCTATTCTTTGTACATCTTCCCTATTACCTGTTATCAAAACATCATCTTTCTTTACGTATCTTTCTACCTCATCTGCTGTCATTGCACCAATTGTCGGACAACCTTTTAACTTTTTGTTTTCATCACCAACAATTAATTTACCATTTGTTGTCTTTATTACATCTTTTACCTTTGGCGGATTTTCTTCCAAGGAAAAATTTTGAATTTCATTTAAAAAATACCTAGCAAATTCCCTTTCTGTAACCAATCCTTTTAAATTATTATGAATATCTACAATAGGTATACTTTTTATCTGTCTTTCAAGCATCATGTTACCTATTTCAAAAATTGTAGAATCTATATTAGCTTTAATAACATCTTTCATCATAGCATCTTTTACTTGAATATACACATGTTCTAACAATTCGGGTTTATCTACATTAAAATATTTTAATACAAATTCACTTTCAGGATTTATTTCACCTAATCTAAAAGGAATATAATAATTTTTATTATCTATTTGATTTTTTAAATATGAATATGTAATAGCTGCTGTAATGCTATCTGTATCAGGTCTTTGATGTCCAAATATATAAACGTTATTGCTCATATTTCCCTCCATTTTTAATATTATTAGATTATTATATCATAAATTAGTATATATTCAAATAATAAACCGGCATATACTTAAATGCCGGTTTTAATACAATTTCATAACATATATTATTATTTACTAAAACTTTTATTTATTATATTTTAATCTATACAATAAATTATACACTATAAACATTAATAATACTCCTCCATATAATGCTGAAGGAATAAATAATAATTCATATAATTTATTAAATCCTCTAAAATAATATAATGAAATTACTAAGGGTATATATAATATCCAATTAATTATATAAACCGATTTTTTTAATTTTAAGCCATATTGATATGTCATTACAAACATAAATAAGAAACCAATTAAAAACATTGGCCATATTTCTTGATTATTTTGCAATGCTATAGATAATGAATGTATCGTTACAAAACTTTCTAATAATGTAATCCAATAAATATTTGCGTGCAGTGGAGTAAAAATCATAGACAACTGTATAAATAATAAGAACATATATATAAAACCTAGTAATAATCCTATATCTCCTT comes from Marinitoga sp. 38H-ov and encodes:
- a CDS encoding cation:proton antiporter subunit C; the protein is MIQYLFIGLILIGMYGLLTQKNLIKIIVALNVLEVGVNLFIISTGYVKDGIAPILFSGAKTNVGNFVDPLPQALVLTAIVIGVGVTALALTVVRKLYEKYGTLELDEMGSEKND
- a CDS encoding Na(+)/H(+) antiporter subunit B — protein: MKRLIAILLVGVLGFFIFTNLYSEGNGKVFPKFGEVKISERVSDKFVKKNVNGNVTTVEYKVTKDAESGSANMVTSIVVNYRSFDTLGEVTVLFVSALGVGLLLSGKSRMKFKTPPNFILKAAVRVVAGIILITGVYIFIHGHLTPGGGFPGGSMIASAILLFYISDDEFKTKVKAFKFLEGTAGSLYLIFGLLGLTMGGYFLYNFIPTGVVGELLSAGIVPIVYIFVGLKVGSELSNLISDFLSEEGK
- a CDS encoding hydrogenase subunit MbhD domain-containing protein, translating into MQIVEILVGITLLIFAFLAIESKKIINSIIYLSILSMLSVISFVFMKAPDVAITEAVIGSGLVTAVFIFTLFSIKKVGDKK
- the mnhG gene encoding monovalent cation/H(+) antiporter subunit G gives rise to the protein MSAIGYIFMIIGALFYVLGGLGLYRMPDVYNRLQAATKATTLGTFSLVLGVGIAQPEWFIKSLLIIIFLTITNPVGSSVLAKASYIYGAKPFKLVKNDLDELYQSRGDENANS
- a CDS encoding cation:proton antiporter produces the protein MNTLIGVLIFIGGFFSVIRLIQGPTTPDRVVAVDTLNVIITGTIVFLSFLFKSELYLDIALVYGALSFIETVIIARYLEGKK
- a CDS encoding Na+/H+ antiporter subunit E, with the translated sequence MKKFISTFLTLWVIWIALTGFSTPELLTGLLVSLILSFVISKVVDYAFDFTIIPKLFVFVFVYVPVFIVEMVKANIDVAARVLNPKLPLNPGFVKIPTKLKGNVGKLTLANSITLTPGTISIDADEENIYIHWIDVKSDSPEENQKYVSGKFEKILGGIFK
- a CDS encoding metalloregulator ArsR/SmtB family transcription factor gives rise to the protein MDECKLISNVFKSLSHPVRLKIIRLLENEKLSVYELTDKLNSSQSSISQHLKILEENGIITKEKQGNIVFCKLKHNEVLELLYDGKRIISQELNEAKNIIKNS
- a CDS encoding putative manganese-dependent inorganic diphosphatase, whose translation is MSNNVYIFGHQRPDTDSITAAITYSYLKNQIDNKNYYIPFRLGEINPESEFVLKYFNVDKPELLEHVYIQVKDAMMKDVIKANIDSTIFEIGNMMLERQIKSIPIVDIHNNLKGLVTEREFARYFLNEIQNFSLEENPPKVKDVIKTTNGKLIVGDENKKLKGCPTIGAMTADEVERYVKKDDVLITGNREDVQRIAIEKEVSCLIITGNFIPNEEIISLAKSKGIPIVISPHPTYVTGRLLRLSTHAERIMEKTPLTTHPEEILKDFEEELMQDKKGIAIVVDENGKVEGIITRHDLIRPKAKKVILVDHSEKSQTIEGIDEAEILEIIDHHRLGGLETGLPITAHIRPVGCTNTIIWDLYKKNKIIPPKEIAGLMISAILSDTMMLKSPTTTDEDRKAVEEISKLINIDYYKYGIEMYKAKTNLDGYSEREILAIDLKETRLLRGLIAVSQIEVIDPTNLLNKKDLIIREMEKISKERNYLLFLFLLTDVLNEGSYVFSAGQYKLAEKIFKKDFENRVVFLKGIVSRKKQVMPLIFRNI